Proteins encoded within one genomic window of Apis mellifera strain DH4 linkage group LG1, Amel_HAv3.1, whole genome shotgun sequence:
- the LOC552502 gene encoding protein KIAA0100 isoform X1, with the protein MTGLIALCVTFFILYCCFTWVIPRFLAWLVKRRYKIYLRVGHISLPYFILRDVNISKNGFTLQVEEISIRSSLFSSDVAKLLAVIMKDVRINKDVPIKPLQILRKPKKPMDFRNKKIPPIIITFVQFMAVHVENLSLLILGNGWLANGSAESLTLDGSVVHGARTLLASAAIIGGAMKLLRHASDACLSQICFAGTAEATLKAQGELSVEKLYIGITQTEGSGGAGLVTFFKDRSSLTNAASSYSDVHVNPSNNLLARLAPVIPKDFNLKVGNSSIITGREDGVVLGLEGIMKGLQISTKFQPFEPLLNFTLNLDGLSIRSKLPVLTLRSLIINSKMEQDILQIATQINNLSIIYDHKDWETILFNTDNEISKPVGNITFKNKLPWLDIRVNTELYDSSLCIKLLDVHEASCGVAHMKFSLNTFADIIDNWNTELVIESLYCTLNGSNAFISESSHQWGTPLSIGVLLATTRTNAIGIAVDALVTEWSLELAKFLEEAYKCCQIYNRKIERMKNTKKSDNIVQLNLKITNCNLFFIAENNLSIMMRLDTASLEYNIKRLVGVTEGVSAITLNKNEPIVCQHAQALVHPFLAIRKCKGAITPEMINISLDGTNLAWSPNLHLRLLKLWLESANFRSIINKNSSIVQDEDIENQQKRSIDILATSGISLSIDISPKHFLELSSDQLRWSQGEWRLNYLRATLDMADIIMIEGFELIRVLNNEEVQLERQSNEGFVLDWNETWMLNIESVKACFPYEHQFTDAIQNELFSIKKWLKEIHSSSSLSSTHEKEKRLPYDLIIKIKEWIFEVSDDPFEVRLRDNYELLEDEYKESLKRQAMLDTKVQELCRAHLLLPQGKVEELYASLNKKNAEIYVQRWKQMQRAGPARTRLFAWSMIDIEILALADPSINGTENAIKALREMDAETPWPEDGLEFSTLWVRGISLKCAEWKLQLRDFPQPLLLVESLSVWGRLAGAEALAPLRARRTVRIEIGIPWEDIVIERGMTSLKYYHDLNWDIDKFRYAFGPCWEPVIAQCNLSFEKIIHPSRDPSPPLPFWDKMRLALHGRLTLCVKQLTVLLHGSLDPYNTTEEMELTWTGLELDWTQGRIIVKGDLDVYVRTASKYDDCRLLHLPNVRLSIKLAWVCLGDPRDHHAAIPCAPDRLPEYSSNQEHDSFRAFRSQNLNVSLSLETKPTGSPALASAPTALLYGSTLRWFENLKFILSGATRPTRKGPLFKNIRPRKKQLSRHYRKVRLTLAFHQFHVSYWMSFAMQRGFEVTGGRVVCSCEHNLSLHPIDDGLIHRPRAEWSVVYMNCELSDAEIWLKSALHEDKESASLRQPVEKCYCLSVARVSYGREAMVTGVTGGDTPTHRLVVHDLKGAWTKTNRDVAFALFDSFIKTQQLKKNLSTAALKGFHRESSSTPHKNRTRSIEVQNAATQVNTSSATKPQQGEAVGMLQRLIAEAANKPVAFSDDLSVQTRGQQLRGLAACHQDDVLHKNWLIALVNSQVLLKGIETRGYVILSAAKAEILQRIHQPVWKERTLVSKTTWVGSLECMQYYATVSANIDENIDDNIMWLTLDNIQEKDSTVIAGLPDVPALVGSGQSVGGVVSQTVGGGGGPQHQLQRIVSRCKCEFFYVGYGQALDVGSVDQIPPPPREEVSPWERKELLAADAFTLMHHDLDVCTNSLQYAMILDIVNNLLLYVEPRRKEASERLQRMRFQLQLHSVEDQKRPIQQLQNTVRGLVAKLRRLERETYLVQKALAEESSPELLAEMERLEVRVFECKEQLGAKAEELDVMLSCYKETTTPTTASTTLKDKPAAVARVAEICFKHAQWRLTDADGQLGIADLILTNFLYTKTSKTDDSVEHLLELGYVRMTNLLPNQIYTEVLTPTELQSNMPVDRQRALRVFCREKAPVAGISVKEHFEINVVPLTIGLTKKFFNTMLKFCFPERDPEGIEEPPAPQRDSSFYVPIERRDDVEKMKERADKNKLFIYIKIPEVPVRVSYKGNKEKNLEDVRDFALVIPTLEYHNVTWTWLDLLLAMKSDSRRVILSQAIKQKLQIKPRGPQEESAPQEEDKARLLLGARHLPGDVKKKGVFKFK; encoded by the exons atgactGGTTTAATTGCATTGTGTGtgactttttttattctctattgTTGTTTTACTTg GGTAATACCAAGATTTTTAGCATGGTTAGTAAAAAGacgatacaaaatttatctacGTGTCGGTCATATTTCATTaccgtattttatattacgtgacgtaaatatttctaaaaatggtTTTACATTG CAAGTGGAAGAAATCAGTATACGAAGCAGTCTCTTTAGTAGTGATGTTGCAAAACTTTTAGCTGTGATCATGAAAGatgttagaattaataaagatgTTCCAATAAAACCTCTACAAATATTAAGAAAGCCAAAGAAGCCAATGGATTTTCGAAACAAGAAAATCCCACcgataattataacatttgtacaa tttatgGCTGTGCACGTAGAAAATTTAAGTCTTCTGATTTTGGGTAATGGTTGGTTAGCTAATGGAAGTGCTGAAAGTCTCACTTTAGATGGTAGTGTTGTTCATGGAGCTCGTACTCTTCTTGCATCTGCTGCCATTATAGGTGGagcaatgaaattattacgtCATGCATCAGATGCATGTCTTTCACAGATATGTTTTGCTGGAACAGCTGAAGCAACTTTGAAGGCACAAGGAGAACTTTCGGTAgag aaattgtaCATCGGAATCACGCAGACAGAGGGTTCTGGAGGAGCAGGTCTTGTTACATTCTTCAAAGACAGAAGTTCATTAACTAATGCTGCATCTTCATATTCAGATGTACATGTCAATCCTTCCAATAATCTTTTAGCTCGATTAGCACCAGTTATACCAAAg gattttaatttaaaagtggGTAATTCTTCTATAATTACGGGTAGAGAAGATGGTGTAGTGCTTGGTTTAGAAGGTATAATGAAAGGTTTACAAATTAGCACAAAATTCCAACCATTTGAACCActattaaatttcactttaaatTTGGATGGGCTATCAATTCGAAGTAAACTTCCTGTTTTGACATTacgatcattaataataaattcaaag ATGGAAcaagatattttacaaattgctACACagattaataatctttctattatttatgatcATAAAGACTGGgagacaatattatttaataccgATAACGAAATTTCAAAACCTGTTggtaatataacatttaagaataaattaccaTGGTTAGATATAAGAGTAAATACTGAACTTTATGATTCCTCATTATGTATCAAATTATTGGATGTTCATGAAGCTTCATGTGGTGTAGCtcatatgaaattttcattaaatacatttgcag ATATAATAGACAATTGGAATACAGAATTAGTAATAGAATCTTTGTATTGTACTTTAAATGGTTCCAATGCTTTTATTTCGGAATCATCTCATCAATGGGGAACACCTTTGTCTATTGGAGTATTATTAGCTACAACACGTACCAATGCTATAGGAATTGCTGTTGATGCTCTTGTAACTGAATGGAGTTTAGAACTTGCTAAATTTCTTGAAGAAGCATACaa ATGTTGTCAAATATACAacagaaaaatcgaaagaatgaaaaatactaaaaaatcagataatattgttcaattaaatctcaaaattacaaattgtaatttattctttatcgcAGAAAATAATC TATCCATCATGATGCGTTTGGATACTGCaagtttagaatataatataaagcgATTAGTGGGTGTAACAGAAGGTGTAAGCgcaataacattaaataaaaatgaaccaATTGTATGTCAACATGCACAAGCATTAGTACATCCGTTTTTAGCTATAAGAAAGTGCAAAGGTGCAATTACTcctgaaatgataaatattagtttGGATGGTACCAATCTGGCATGGAGTCCAAATTTACATCTTCGCCTTTTAAAACTTTGGCTAGAATCTGCAAATTTTAGAtctattataaacaaaaactcTTCCATTGTTCaag ATGAAGACATTGAAAATCAACAAAAACGATCGATAGATATATTGGCTACTAGCGGTATCAGTCTATCTATAGATATTTCTCCAAAACATTTTTTGGAACTTTCATCAGATCAGTTACGTTGGTCACAAGGAGAAtggagattaaattatttgcgtGCTACTTTAGACATGGCTGACATAATTATGATTGAaggattcgaattaattagagTACTAAATAATGAAGAAGTCCAATTAGAACGCCAAAGTAATGAAGGTTTTGTTTTGGATTGGAATGAAACTTGGATGCTCAATATCGAATCGGTAAAAGCTTGCTTTCCATATGAACATCAGTTTACTGATGcaattcaaaatgaattattcagCATAAAGAAATggttaaaagaaattcattcatCGTCATCGTTATCATCAActcatgaaaaagaaaaacgtttgccatatgatttaattataaaa ATTAAAGAATGGATATTTGAAGTAAGCGATGATCCATTTGAAGTACGTTTACgagataattatgaattattagaaGATGAATATAAGGAAAGCCTAAAAAGACAAGCGATGCTCGATACTAAAGTGCAGGAATTATGTCGAGCTCACTTATTGCTACCTCAAGGTAAAGTAGAAGAACTGTATGCTAGtctgaataaaaagaatgccGAAATATATGTACAACGATGGAAACAAATGCAGCGCGCTGGTCCAGCTAGAACACGATTATTTGCTTGGTCTATGATAGATATCGAGATATTAGCTTTAGCTGATCCATCGATCAATGGCACGGAAAATGCGATAAAAGCTCTTCGAGAAATGGATGCAGAAACTCCTTGGCCGGAGGATGGTCTTGAATTTAGTACTTTATGGGTAAGAGGAATCAGTTTAAAGTGTGCTGAATGGAAATTACAATTACGAGACTTTCCCCAACCATTACTCTTAGTAGAAAGTTTAAGCGTATGGGGTAGATTAGCTGGGGCAGAGGCTTTAGCACCATTGAGAGCTAGACGAACTGTAAGAATCGAAATTGGTATACCTTGGGAAGATATTGTTATAGAAAGAGGAATGAcatcattgaaatattatcatgATCTTAATTGGGATATTGATAAGTTCAGATACGCATTTGGTCCTTGTTGGGAACCTGTGATAGCACAATGTAATCTTagttttgagaaaattattcatccaTCACGAGATCCAAGTCCCCCATTACCATTTTGGGACAAAATGCGATTAGCTCTTCATGGAAGATTAACACTTTGTGTGAAACAATTAACAGTTCTATTACATGGCTCATTAGATCCATACAACACTACAGAAGAAATGGAACTTACATGGACAGGATTGGAACTCGATTGGACACAGGGCAGAATTATTGTAAAAGGAGATTTGGATGTTTATGTTCGTACAGCTAGTAAATATGATGACTGCAGATTATTACATTTACCGAATGTACGTTTAAGCATAAAATTAGCATGGGTTTGCTTAGGCGATCCTAGAGACCATCATGCTGCGATACCTTGCGCTCCAGATAGATTACCAGAATATTCGAGCAATCAAGAACACGATTCATTTAGAGCATTTCgttcacaaaatttaaatgttagtCTTTCACTCGAAACGAAACCAACTGGATCTCCGGCATTAGCAAGCGCACCAACTGCCTTACTATATGGTAGCACTCTTAGATGGTtcgaaaatctaaaatttattttgtctgGAGCAACAAGACCAACCAGAAAAGGACCACTTTTTAAGAACATTAGACCTAGAAAGAAACAATTGAGCAGACATTATAGAAAAGTTCGATTAACTTTAGCTTTCCATCAATTTCATGTTAGCTATTGGATGTCATTCGCCATGCAACGCGGATTCGAAGTAACTGGCGGAAGAGTAGTATGTAGTTGTGAGCATAATTTGTCGTTGCATCCAATTGATGATGGACTAATACATCGACCAAGAGCTGAATGGTCAGTAGTATACATGAACTGTGAACTTAGTGATGCAGAAATTTGGTTAAAAAGTGCTCTTCATGAGGACAAGGAAAGCGCTTCTCTTCGACAACCGgttgaaaaatgttattgtTTAAGCGTTGCTCGTGTCAGTTATGGTAGAGAAGCAATGGTAACTGGAGTTACTGGAGGGGATACTCCTACACACAGGCTTGTTGTACATGACTTGAAAGGAGCTTGGACGAAAACAAATAGAGATGTGGCATTTGCACTCtttgattcttttataaaaactcaGCAACtcaagaaaaatctttctacTGCAGCTTTGAAAGGCTTTCACAGGGAAAGTTCATCAACACCGCATAAAAATCGAACAAGATCGATTGAAGTACAAAATGCAGCAACTCAAGTGAACACATCGTCTGCAACAAAACCACAACAGGGAGAAGCTGTTGGTATGTTACAGAGATTAATAGCCGAAGCTGCAAATAAACCAGTTGCATTCAGCGATGATCTATCGGTACAAACGAGAGGTCAACAATTGCGTGGACTAGCAGCTTGTCATCAAGATGATGTTCTTCATAAAAATTGGCTAA ttgctTTAGTGAACAGtcaagtattattaaaagGTATTGAAACACGAGGCTACGTAATTTTATCTGCAGCAAAAGCGgaaatattacaaagaatACATCAACCTGTatggaaagaaagaacttTAGTATCAAAAACAACCTGGGTTGGATCATTAGAATGTATGCAATATTATGCAACTGTTAGTGCCAACATCGatgaaaatatcgatgataatataatgtgGTTGACATTAGATAATATACAa GAAAAAGATTCAACTGTAATAGCTGGCTTACCAGATGTACCAGCGCTAGTAGGTTCAGGACAAAGTGTCGGTGGTGTAGTAAGTCAGACAGTTGGCGGTGGCGGTGGACCTCAACATCAGCTACAACGTATCGTCTCAAGATGTAAATGTGAATTCTTTTATGTTGGTTATGGACAAGCTTTGGACGTCGGCTCTGTCGATCAAATTCCACCACCACCTAGAGAAGAAGTCAGTCCatgggaaagaaaagaacttTTAGCAGCTGATGCATTTACATTGATGCATCATGATTTAGATGTCTGTACGAATTCGTTGCAGTATGCTATGATTTtagatattgttaataatttgctTTTATATGTCGAaccaagaagaaaagaagcgtCGGAACGTTTGCAAAGAATGAGATTTCAATTGCAGTTACACTCAGTCGAAGATCAAAAACGGCCAATTCAACAATTACAAAATACTGTGCGTGGTTTAGTGGCAAAATTAAGGAGATTGGAACGTGAGACTTATTTAGTACAAAAAGCATTAGCAGAGGAATCTAGTCCCGAATTACTAGCAGAAATGGAACGGTTGGAAGTTAGAGTTTTCGAATGTAAGGAACAACTTGGAGCAAAAGCGGAAGAACTTGATGTTATGTTAAGTTGTTATAAAGAAACAACTACTCCAACTACAGCTTCTACTACATTGAAAGATAAACCAGCAGCAGTCGCAAGAGTGGCAGAAATTTGCTTCAAACATGCTCAGTGGAGATTAACTGATGCAGATGGTCAATTGGGAATTGCTGATCTTATATTaactaatttcttatatacaaAAACAAGTAAAACTGATGATTCAGTTGAACATCTTCTTGAATTAGGATATGTTAGGATGACTAATTTACTACCAAATCAAATTTACACGGAAGTATTGACACCGACAGAATTACAAAGTAATATGCCTGTCGATAGACAAAGAGCTCTTCGCGTTTTCTGTAGAGAAAAAGCACCAGTTGCTGGAATATCTGTAAAAGAACATTTCGAAATCAATGTTGTCCCATTAACAAtag gattaacaaaaaagtttttcaatacAATGCTCAAATTCTGTTTTCCTGAAAGAGATCCAGAAGGAATAGAGGAACCACCAGCACCACAAcgagattcttctttttatgttccaatcgaaagaagagatgatgtagaaaaaatgaaagaacgagcggacaaaaataaattatttatatatattaaaatacctgAAGTACCCGTTCGTGTTTCTTACAAG ggaaataaagaaaaaaatttagaagatgTTCGTGATTTTGCTCTGGTAATACCAACATTAGAATATCATAATGTTACTTGGACATGGCTTGACCTTCTTTTAGCTATGAAAAGTGATTCTAGACGTGTAATATTAAGTCAAgctattaaacaaaaattacaaattaagcCACGAGGCCCGCAAGAAGAATCCGCTCCACAAGAAGAAGATAAAGCTCGACTCTTACTAGGTGCTAGACATCTACCGGgtgatgtgaaaaaaaaaggtgtctttaaatttaaataa